The Deltaproteobacteria bacterium genomic interval TCTTGAAGTCATATCGTATGGTCATGATCTCTGTGACCGCGTCTTTTGCGTCTTCTCCCTCTCCTTTAAGACTGCATCCAGGATACCGTTGACAAAGGCGCTTGATTCTCTGCTGCAAAACTTTTTTGCAAGCTCAAGGGCCTCATTTATGGCTACTTTGGGAGGAATGTCAGGACAGTAACATAACTCAAAGGTCCCAATGCGCAAAATGTTTCTGTCTACACTGGCCATTCTTTCCAGCCGCCACCGCTTGGCGTTCTTTTTCAGGATGGCATCGATCTCCGCCTTGTGGGTAAGCACCCCTATCAGCCGGGTCCGGCCGAACTCCAGGGCAGGATCATTTTCAGAAATAGCCTCTGGAGCCAGTCCGGTGGTATATTCCTTAACAGCCTTATCTACGTCGTTAATTGTATTCCAGTCACATTGGTAAAGGATCTGAAGGGCGATCTCTCGCCCTCTGCGGCGGGAGGTCAATTTAGGCATTTAGGCCTTTTAAGAGATTTGCCATCTCTACGGCCGCAAGGGCAGAGTCCCAGCCCTTATTCCCGGCCTTGGTACCCG includes:
- the nusB gene encoding transcription antitermination factor NusB, with protein sequence MTSRRRGREIALQILYQCDWNTINDVDKAVKEYTTGLAPEAISENDPALEFGRTRLIGVLTHKAEIDAILKKNAKRWRLERMASVDRNILRIGTFELCYCPDIPPKVAINEALELAKKFCSRESSAFVNGILDAVLKEREKTQKTRSQRS